From a single Triplophysa rosa linkage group LG1, Trosa_1v2, whole genome shotgun sequence genomic region:
- the rhcga gene encoding rh family, C glycoprotein a produces the protein MGNLADCCRNFWCPMKNPNVRISLPAVCFIWQIAMIILFGLFVRYNEEADAHWSKHMHEKNITSHIENDFYFRYPSFQDVHVMIFVGFGFLMTFMKRYSFGGVGFNFLIAAFGLQWALLMQGWFHSLDPADGAIKIGIENLINADFCVAGCLIAYGALLGKVSPVQLMVLTLFGITLFAVEEYIILHLLHVRDAGGSMVIHTFGAYYGLTISWILYRPKLKLSSSLNGSVYHSDVFAMIGTLFLWMFWPSFNSAISDHGDGQHRAAINTYLALAASVLTTFAISSLSAKKGKLDMVHIQNATLAGGVAMGTAAEFMITTYGSLIVGFCCGILSTFGYLVLTPFMEKYLKIQDTCGIHNLHAMPGLLGGVVGALTAALASESVYGREGLINTFDFEGKYADRTPATQGGYQAAGICVALAFGIVGGIIVGCILRLPIWGDPSDDNCFDDEAYWELPDEEESLPPILEYKNHTIGKIPEMSEMSYTVEQS, from the exons ATGGGAAACTTGGCGGACTGCTGCCGGAATTTCTGGTGCCCCATGAAGAACCCAAACGTGCGGATCAGCCTGCCCGCGGTGTGCTTCATCTGGCAGATCGCTATGATCATCTTGTTTGGACTCTTTGTGCGTTACAATGAAGAAGCGGATGCGCACTGGTCGAAGCACATGCACGAGAAGAACATTACAAGCCATATCGAGAATGACTTTTACTTCCGATACCCAA GTTTTCAGGACGTGCATGTGATGATCTTCGTGGGTTTTGGTTTTCTCATGACCTTCATGAAGCGCTACAGCTTCGGCGGGGTCGGGTTTAACTTCCTCATCGCGGCGTTCGGCCTCCAGTGGGCTCTGCTCATGCAGGGCTGGTTCCACTCGCTGGAccctgctgatggggcgatcaAGATCGGAATTGAAAA CCTCATCAATGCCGATTTCTGTGTCGCCGGATGTCTCATTGCATACGGAGCTCTCCTGGGAAAAGTCAGTCCGGTCCAGCTGATGGTCTTGACGCTGTTCGGAATCACTTTGTTTGCGGTGGAAGAGTACATCATTTTGCATCTTCTCCAT GTCAGGGATGCTGGCGGTTCGATGGTCATCCACACATTTGGAGCATATTACGGTCTAACCATATCGTGGATCCTTTATCGACCGAAACTGAAGCTCAGCAGCAGCCTTAACGGCTCTGTCTACCACTCCGACGTCTTTGCCATGATTG GAACCCTCTTCCTCTGGATGTTCTGGCCCAGTTTCAACTCGGCTATCTCAGATCATGGAGACGGTCAACACAGGGCGGCCATAAACACTTATCTGGCCTTGGCTGCTTCTGTTCTCACCACGTTTGCCATCTCTAGTCTTTCAGCCAAGAAGGGAAAGCTGGACATG GTGCATATCCAGAATGCCACCCTGGCTGGAGGTGTCGCCATGGGAACGGCAGCCGAGTTTATGATCACAACTTATGGCTCGCTGATAGTTGGATTCTGCTGCGGCATCCTGTCGACTTTCGGCTACCTGGTGCTCACG CCATTTATGGAAAAGTATTTGAAGATTCAAGATACCTGTGGCATCCACAACTTGCATGCCATGCCAGGTCTCCTCGGAGGAGTTGTGGGGGCCCTCACAGCGGCATTAGCCAGTGAGAGTGTATACGGACGTGAGGG GTTGATAAACACCTTTGATTTCGAGGGGAAGTATGCAGACAGGACACCTGCCACGCAGGGAGGTTACCAGGCCGCTGGTATATGCGTAGCTCTTGCTTTTGGAATCGTAGGCGGCATTATCGTAG GTTGTATCCTGAGGTTGCCAATTTGGGGAGACCCATCAGATGATAACTGCTTTGATGATGAGGCGTATTGGGAG TTACCTGACGAGGAAGAGAGCCTCCCCCCTATTCTCGAGTACAAAAATCACACGATCGGCAAAATCCCAGAGAT GTCGGAGATGAGCTACACGGTGGAGCAGAGCTGA
- the LOC130552478 gene encoding zona pellucida sperm-binding protein 4-like yields the protein MTQTHRECICLLQTMAGNRSLLIQVLSLLLSSVCRAGPQRGIPAQSPQALGFQQTEQRFLPQQQTDQQFQKPVVQSEPLDKCAVADYEQIQCGQPGISGAECEAINCCFNGQQCYYGMSVTVQCIRDGQFVLVVARDVTLPRLSLDTVRLLGGNEAPCGPVGSTPSFAIYQFPVTACGTSMIEENGYVVYENRMTSSYEVGIGPLGSITRDSHFELLFQCRYFASAVEAVVVEVNTVPPPPPVAAPGPLRVELRLANGQCVTKGCAEGDDAYMSYYGEDEYPVTKVLRDPVYVEVRILERTDPNLVLMLGRCWATSTPSPLSLPQWDLLVDGCPYQDDRYLTALVPVVGSSGLQFPTHYKRFVVKMFTFVDPASLAPLQETIYIHCSTAVCHPASGSCEPSCARNRRDVADKRREETVVSSGGIFLTM from the exons ATGACTCAGACTCACAGGGAGTGTATTTGTCTGTTGCAGACAATGGCTGGAAACAGAAGTTTACTGATTCAAGTGCTTTCTCTTTTACTGAGCTCTGTTTGCAGAGCTGGTCCACAGAGAGGGATTCCAGCTCAAAGCCCACAAGCTCTTGGGTTCCAGCAAACTGAACAGAGGTTTTTACCCCAACAGCAAACTGACCAACAGTTTCAGAAGCCGGTTGTGCAGTCAGAACCTCTTGACAAGTGTGCTGTAGCTGATTATGAGCAGATCCAGTGTGGACAACCTGGTATCAGCGGTGCGGAGTGTGAAGCTATAAACTGCTGCTTTAATGGACAGCAGTGTTATTATGGGATGTCAG TGACTGTCCAGTGTATAAGAGATGGTCAGTTTGTGTTAGTGGTGGCTAGAGATGTCACTCTGCCTCGTCTGAGTCTGGACACGGTCCGTCTGCTGGGTGGAAATGAAGCACCTTGTGGTCCTGTTGGTTCCACACCTTCCTTTGCCATATACCAGTTTCCAGTGACTGCCTGTGGCACCAGCATGATT GAGGAAAATGGTTATGTGGTGTATGAGAACAGAATGACTTCATCCTATGAAGTGGGGATTGGACCTCTTGGCTCCATCACAAGGGACAGTCATTTTGA acTTCTCTTCCAGTGCAGATATTTTGCCTCTGCTGTGGAAGCTGTGGTTGTGGAGGTCAACACTGTTCCACCACCTCCACCTGTAGCTGCTCCTGGACCCCTCAGGGTGGAACTTAGACTGGCAAATGGCCAATGTGTCACTAAAGGCTGTGCAGAAG GAGATGATGCGTACATGTCCTACTATGGTGAGGATGAGTATCCAGTCACTAAAGTCCTGCGAGATCCTGTGTATGTTGAGGTGCGTATTTTGGAGAGAACTGACCCCAATCTTGTCCTGATGTTGGGGCGCTGTTGGGCGACATCAACCCCTAGTCCTCTCAGTCTACCCCAGTGGGATCTTCTAGTTGATGG ATGCCCTTACCAGGATGATCGTTACCTGACTGCACTGGTTCCTGTAGTTGGCTCGTCTGGTCTTCAATTCCCAACCCACTACAAGCGCTTTGTGGTGAAGATGTTCACATTTGTGGATCCAGCGTCACTGGCCCCTCTGCAGGAGACT ATCTACATTCACTGTAGTACAGCGGTGTGCCACCCTGCTTCTGGCTCCTGTGAACCGAGCTGTGCCAGGAATA GGAGAGATGTTGCTGACAAGAGGCGTGAAGAAACCGTGGTTTCCAGTGGAGGGATTTTCTTAACAATGTAA